One genomic segment of Gossypium arboreum isolate Shixiya-1 chromosome 3, ASM2569848v2, whole genome shotgun sequence includes these proteins:
- the LOC108474576 gene encoding uncharacterized protein LOC108474576, producing MASIASSSSSSSSFTFTASSPFLSRPKLGTHPFSPALLSIPRLTPRKTPNLSLSLTTAAATSKSGGENTVPSKNPKETKKEVVEEEEVEVEEEVPWIQEKALDLVEFTGSVTQAIPGPRVGTSSLPWILAVPLAYAGITFVIAFVKTVKKFTSPRHQRKKLVNKNAMLCKSIDELFQQGSDAVDNSALKGLVQKTGFSVEEILRKYIRYSLNEKPWSADLISGLIQLRKASMLDDSQIAEILNDISRRIVREKGPVVMDMSGFTEKGFKRKLAVQGLFGKVLYLSELPEFCSRDSSLIVKEIFGVTDEDADKLRLHTFSEAGDMNSLEKMVDGSNSEDSHEDSADAV from the exons ATGGCCTCCATTGcttcatcatcatcttcttcttcttcttttacctTCACCGCTTCCTCCCCATTTCTCTCTCGTCCCAAACTTGGTACCCATCCCTTCTCTCCTGCTCTCTTGTCAATCCCTCGTTTGACCCCAAGAAAAACACCCAACTTATCCCTATCTCTCACCACTGCGGCAGCGACCTCCAAGTCCGGCGGCGAAAATACGGTCCCCTCGAAAAACCCAAAAGAGACCAAGAAAGAAGTAGTTGAAGAAGAGGAAGTGGAGGTGGAGGAGGAAGTGCCCTGGATTCAAGAGAAGGCATTGGACCTTGTTGAGTTCACTGGTTCTGTTACTCAAGCCATCCCTGGACCCAGAGTTGGCACAAGCTCTTTGCCTTGGATTCTTGCTGTTCCTTTGGCTTATGCTGGTATCACTTTTGTCATTGCTTTTGTCAAAACTGTTAAGAAATTCACTTCTCCCAGGCACCAAAGAAAGAAATTG GTTAATAAAAATGCAATGCTTTGCAAATCCATCGATGAGTTGTTTCAGCAAGGAAGTGATGCAGTAGATAATTCAGCATTGAAGGGATTAGTGCAAAAG ACAGGTTTTAGTGTGGAGGAGATTCTGCGCAAGTATATTAGGTATTCGTTGAATGAGAAACCATGGAGTGCAGATTTGATTTCCGGCTTGATCCAGCTCAGAAAAGCTTCAATGCTTGATGATTCTCagattgctgaaattttaaatgATATCTCAAGAAGGATTGTGCGCGAAAAAG GCCCAGTTGTCATGGACATGTCAGGGTTTACAGAAAAGGGATTTAAGAGGAAACTTGCCGTGCAGGGCCTTTTTGGGAAGGTTTTATATCTATCTGAG TTGCCGGAGTTCTGCTCAAGGGATAGCTCCTTGATTGTGAAGGAAATATTCGGGGTTACAGA TGAGGACGCGGACAAGCTCCGGCTACACACTTTCTCCGAAGCTGGGGATATGAATTCGCTTGAGAAGATGGTTGATGGTTCCAATTCAGAAGATTCCCATGAAGATTCAGCTGATGCTGTTTGA